Genomic DNA from Anaerolineales bacterium:
AAGCTTCGACAATTCCCAAATGAAAACGCTGGTTCAGTTGGCGCACCTCTGGCAGGCTCTCACGTCCCGAAAGGGCAGTCATCTGCTCATGGAGTGTGCGTAATTGGGTAATTTCTATTGGCGTGATGCGCGTCGCCGCTGTCGCCGCCGCCAAACCCTCCAAGTCGATTCGCATCGTGTAAATATCAAGTAAATCTTCCATGGTGAACTCGACGACCCGCACCCCACGATAGGGGATATGTTCTACCAAGCCTTCTGCCTCAAGCTGTTTCAGCGCCTCCCGAACCGGTGTAAAACTCGTCCCTAGCTCTCGTGCTAGAGGGTCTTGCCGAATCCATGTTCCCCCTCGTAGGCGACCCTCTGCAATCATCCGCCGAATGGCATCTGCCACCCGTTCCCGCAGTTGGACATGATTTCCGCTCTCGGTCATGGAGTCGCCTCGTTTCGCCTTTCCCGTTATTTATATATATATTATATATAATTTCCAGAGACAGGTGGAGTAGGAGAAAAAATCGAGTGACCGCATTACGACCTCTCATTGACGCAGAGGGAATCACCATTGGAACGGCGAAAAGCGCCCCCGGCAGCTATGCTTATGGGGAGTTTCGCGCCTTAGACCTTCCTAGCGGCGGGACGGAGGTGTTTCCCGTCGTCATTGCGCAGGGGGAACAGCCCGGCCCGATTCTGTGGGTGACAGGCGGTATTCATGGCGATGAATACACCGCCTTGGGGATCATCCAGCGCCTTCTGACGCCCGAGCTTCCCAAGCAGATCAGTGGGGCAGTCGTCTTTATTCCCACCTTGAACCCCGCCGGCTTACGGGTTGGCGAGCGCTACGCCTATTATCAAAAACGGCAAGACCCCAACCGTCTTTTTCCCGAACCGCGCCACACCCCCCCCGCCGAAGATGAAGACTCGCTTCATCTTTTAGAAGGCGCTTACGCCCGTCTTTTTGAGGTGATTAAAGCAACAGCGTCCGCCTTGATCGACTTTCACAATTACTCTATCCAATCGATCCCTTTTGTCTTTCGTGATCCTGTCTACTATTTCAAAGACGATGAGAGCGATAAAGGCGCGGCACAAACGCTTTGGAATCAAACTGAAGCCCTTATTCAAGCCTTTGGTTTCACTGCCATCAATGAATTTGCCTCTCGCTCCTACCTGCGCAAGAGCCTGCATCGCTCGGTAAGTGGGGCTGCCCTCCAAGTGGGGCGAATTCCCGCCTTCACCGCCGAGATGGGCGGCTATCTGACGATTGATCCAATTATTGCCGATGCCGCCGCTGCCGGCACTCGCAACGTGATGCGCCAGATGGGTATTCTTGGCGGCGCACGGGAAACTCTGACGGGCATTACCCCGCTCGCCCTTGATTACTCCGTGCGCCGCACGCAAGCCATCCATGTACCCCATACGGGAATCGTCCGCTTTCTGATTCGCCCCGGCGTGTTTCTGCGGGTGGGCGATCCAGTGGCAGTTCTGACCGATATTTGGGGGCGTCCGCTGACGAGTGAGGCGGGGGTGATTTGTGCCGATGAGGAAGGCTATGTCATTGGGTTGTCA
This window encodes:
- a CDS encoding GntR family transcriptional regulator, producing MTESGNHVQLRERVADAIRRMIAEGRLRGGTWIRQDPLARELGTSFTPVREALKQLEAEGLVEHIPYRGVRVVEFTMEDLLDIYTMRIDLEGLAAATAATRITPIEITQLRTLHEQMTALSGRESLPEVRQLNQRFHLGIVEASGRKYLIRTMRAIWTWFPTMLWSQYLPMESDPPDREQKDNAEHQGILAALAHNDPANAERLMKEHIDRSRQTLMEFLARRETAS
- a CDS encoding succinylglutamate desuccinylase/aspartoacylase family protein, whose translation is MTALRPLIDAEGITIGTAKSAPGSYAYGEFRALDLPSGGTEVFPVVIAQGEQPGPILWVTGGIHGDEYTALGIIQRLLTPELPKQISGAVVFIPTLNPAGLRVGERYAYYQKRQDPNRLFPEPRHTPPAEDEDSLHLLEGAYARLFEVIKATASALIDFHNYSIQSIPFVFRDPVYYFKDDESDKGAAQTLWNQTEALIQAFGFTAINEFASRSYLRKSLHRSVSGAALQVGRIPAFTAEMGGYLTIDPIIADAAAAGTRNVMRQMGILGGARETLTGITPLALDYSVRRTQAIHVPHTGIVRFLIRPGVFLRVGDPVAVLTDIWGRPLTSEAGVICADEEGYVIGLSQGAAFYEGEHLVSLAIRDESNPVLLYPD